A genome region from Nocardia sp. NBC_01730 includes the following:
- a CDS encoding MCE family protein, giving the protein MTTRIRSAARGLGAVLAVGLSATLVTSCAADGIYSVPLPGGADVGDRPIHIDIQFDDVLDLVPQSAVKVEGVPVGRVEEITIGEDQWTATVRTVVNASVDLPANAHAEVRQSNLLGEKFIELSKPAADPDPKKLGNGSVIPVDRTRHATEIEQVLGALSLLLNGGGVAQLQPIVTELNKTLGGRESRVRSLIEQANILIDGLNKQVDDITRALDGLDLLSSRVSRQTVQIGKILDELPQGIKILEEQRPQLVGLLAQLDRLGEVGFDVLNTSKDDLIRDLSSLRPTLQELGRSAPDLVTALPLVPTYPFPDSSLEATFGGSVNTWLSVDQQIGVTLSNLGVGKPDPVYIPPVGPSVPVNPTNPYYNGNGPRPGWPTVSILPLPPNMAQLPAQGVPPNPIGAILEQLGVGGGTGQGTEGGPR; this is encoded by the coding sequence ATGACCACCCGAATCCGTTCCGCCGCTCGCGGTCTCGGCGCCGTGCTGGCGGTCGGCCTGTCCGCGACACTGGTCACTTCGTGCGCCGCCGACGGCATCTACAGCGTTCCGCTGCCCGGCGGCGCCGACGTCGGCGACCGTCCGATCCACATCGACATCCAGTTCGACGACGTGCTCGACCTGGTGCCGCAGTCCGCGGTCAAGGTCGAAGGCGTGCCGGTCGGCCGGGTCGAGGAGATCACCATCGGCGAGGACCAGTGGACCGCCACGGTGCGCACCGTGGTGAACGCGTCGGTGGACCTGCCCGCGAACGCGCACGCCGAGGTCCGGCAGTCGAATCTGCTCGGCGAGAAGTTCATCGAGCTGTCCAAGCCCGCCGCGGACCCGGATCCGAAGAAGCTCGGCAACGGCTCGGTGATCCCGGTCGACCGCACCAGGCACGCCACCGAGATCGAGCAGGTGCTCGGCGCGCTGTCGTTGCTCCTCAACGGCGGCGGAGTCGCGCAGCTGCAGCCGATCGTCACCGAGTTGAACAAGACCCTCGGTGGCAGGGAGAGCCGGGTGCGCTCGCTGATCGAGCAGGCGAACATCCTGATCGACGGCCTGAACAAGCAGGTCGACGACATCACGAGGGCGCTGGACGGCCTCGATCTGCTCAGCAGCAGGGTCAGCAGGCAGACCGTGCAGATCGGCAAGATTCTCGACGAGCTGCCGCAAGGCATCAAGATCCTGGAGGAGCAGCGACCACAGCTGGTCGGACTGCTCGCGCAGCTGGACCGGCTCGGCGAGGTCGGCTTCGACGTGCTGAACACCTCGAAGGACGACCTGATTCGCGACCTCAGCTCGCTGCGACCGACGCTGCAGGAACTCGGCCGTTCGGCTCCGGATCTGGTGACCGCGTTGCCGCTGGTGCCGACCTACCCGTTCCCTGACTCCTCGCTGGAAGCCACCTTCGGCGGAAGTGTCAACACCTGGCTTTCGGTGGATCAGCAGATCGGCGTCACGTTGAGCAATCTCGGTGTGGGCAAACCGGATCCGGTGTACATCCCGCCGGTCGGCCCCTCGGTGCCGGTGAACCCGACCAACCCGTACTACAACGGCAACGGCCCGCGGCCGGGCTGGCCGACGGTGTCGATCCTGCCGCTGCCGCCGAACATGGCGCAGCTGCCCGCGCAGGGCGTGCCGCCCAACCCCATCGGGGCGATCCTCGAGCAACTCGGGGTCGGCGGCGGGACCGGTCAGGGAACGGAGGGTGGTCCGCGATGA
- the rpoB gene encoding DNA-directed RNA polymerase subunit beta — protein sequence MLEGRILAVSTQTKAVAGIPGAPLRVSFAKIREPLEVPGLLDLQTESFAWLIGSPDWRERAAARGDVGLVGGLEEVLEELSPIEDFSGSMSLSFSDPRFEEVKASIDECKDKDMTYAAPLFVTAEFINNNTGEIKSQTVFMGDFPMMTDKGTFIINGTERVVVSQLVRSPGVYFDHSVDKGTEKDLHSVRVIPSRGAWLEFDVDKRDTVGVRIDRKRRQPVTVLLKALGWTTEEIVERFGFSEIMMSTLEKDNTAGQDEALLDIYRKLRPGEPPTKESAQTLLENLFFKEKRYDLARVGRYKINKKLGIHLGEQVIGSVLTREDIVTTIEYLVRLHSGDRAMTAPGGQEVPVEVDDIDHFGNRRLRTVGELIQNQIRVGLSRMERVVRERMTTQDVEAITPQTLINIRPVVAAIKEFFGTSQLSQFMDQNNPLSGLTHKRRLSALGPGGLSRERAGLEVRDVHPSHYGRMCPIETPEGPNIGLIGSLSVYARVNPFGFIETPYRKVVDGRVTDEVRYLTADEEDRHVRAQANSPVDVEGHFLEDRVLCRRGNEENELVAASEVDYMDVSPRQMVSVATAMIPFLEHDDANRALMGANMQRQAVPLIRSEAPIVGTGMELRAAVDAGDVVVNEKAGVVEEVSADYVTVMADDGTRKSYRMRKFNRSNQGTCSNQRPIVDEGQRVEHGQVLADGPCTENGEMALGKNLLVAIMPWEGHNYEDAIILSQRLVEEDVLTSIHIEEHEIDARDTKLGAEEITRDIPNVSDEVLADLDERGIVRIGAEVRDGDILVGKVTPKGETELTPEERLLRAIFGEKAREVRDTSLKVPHGESGKVIGIRVFSREDDDDLPPGVNELVRVYVAQKRKIQDGDKLAGRHGNKGVIGKILPTEDMPFMPDGTPVDIILNTHGVPRRMNIGQILETHLGWIGKAGWQVDIADGSRPDWAQALPDEMLGAPADSNIATPVFDGAREEELTGLLASTLPNRDGERMVDDDGKATLFDGRSGEPFPYPVAVGYMYILKLHHLVDDKIHARSTGPYSMITQQPLGGKAQFGGQRFGEMECWAMQAYGAAYTLQELLTIKSDDVVGRVKVYEAIVKGENIPEPGIPESFKVLLKELQSLCLNVEVLSSDGAAIEMRDGDDEDLERAAANLGINLSRNEAATVDDLAN from the coding sequence GTGCTGGAAGGACGCATCTTGGCAGTCTCCACCCAGACCAAGGCAGTTGCCGGAATCCCCGGAGCCCCGTTGCGGGTGTCTTTCGCGAAGATCCGTGAACCCTTGGAGGTGCCCGGACTTCTCGATCTACAAACGGAATCATTCGCCTGGTTGATCGGTTCGCCGGATTGGCGCGAGCGTGCCGCCGCTCGTGGTGATGTCGGCCTAGTCGGCGGACTCGAGGAGGTACTCGAGGAGCTCTCTCCGATCGAGGACTTCTCCGGCTCCATGTCCCTGTCCTTCTCCGACCCACGCTTCGAAGAGGTCAAGGCCTCGATCGACGAGTGCAAAGACAAGGACATGACCTACGCGGCGCCGCTGTTCGTCACCGCGGAGTTCATCAACAACAACACCGGTGAGATCAAGAGCCAGACGGTCTTCATGGGTGACTTCCCGATGATGACCGACAAGGGCACGTTCATCATCAACGGCACCGAGCGCGTCGTCGTCTCACAGCTGGTGCGCTCGCCGGGTGTCTACTTCGACCACTCCGTCGACAAGGGCACGGAGAAGGACCTGCACAGCGTGCGCGTCATCCCGAGCCGTGGCGCGTGGCTGGAGTTCGACGTCGACAAGCGGGACACCGTGGGTGTGCGCATCGACCGCAAGCGCCGCCAGCCGGTCACCGTGCTGCTGAAGGCGCTCGGCTGGACCACCGAGGAGATCGTCGAGCGTTTCGGCTTCTCCGAGATCATGATGTCGACCCTGGAGAAGGACAACACCGCCGGTCAGGACGAGGCGCTGCTGGACATCTACCGCAAGCTGCGTCCGGGCGAGCCGCCGACCAAGGAGTCCGCGCAGACCCTGCTGGAGAACCTGTTCTTCAAGGAGAAGCGCTACGACCTGGCTCGCGTCGGTCGATACAAGATCAACAAGAAGCTCGGCATCCACCTCGGTGAGCAGGTCATCGGCTCGGTGCTGACCAGGGAAGACATCGTCACCACGATCGAGTACCTGGTGCGTCTGCACTCGGGTGACCGTGCCATGACCGCCCCCGGCGGCCAGGAAGTCCCGGTCGAGGTCGACGACATCGACCACTTCGGCAACCGTCGCCTGCGCACCGTCGGCGAGCTGATCCAGAACCAGATCCGGGTCGGCCTGTCCCGCATGGAGCGCGTGGTCCGCGAGCGGATGACGACTCAGGATGTCGAGGCGATCACGCCGCAGACCCTGATCAACATTCGTCCGGTCGTGGCCGCGATCAAGGAGTTCTTCGGAACCTCCCAGCTGTCGCAGTTCATGGACCAGAACAACCCGCTGTCGGGTCTGACCCACAAGCGCCGCCTGTCGGCGCTGGGCCCGGGTGGTCTGTCCCGTGAGCGCGCCGGTCTGGAAGTCCGTGACGTCCACCCGTCGCACTACGGCCGTATGTGCCCGATCGAGACCCCGGAAGGCCCGAACATCGGCCTGATCGGTTCGCTGTCGGTGTACGCACGGGTCAACCCGTTCGGTTTCATCGAGACCCCCTACCGCAAGGTCGTCGACGGCCGGGTGACCGATGAGGTCCGCTACCTGACCGCCGACGAGGAGGACCGGCACGTTCGTGCCCAGGCCAACTCGCCGGTCGATGTGGAGGGCCACTTCCTCGAGGACCGCGTGCTGTGTCGCCGAGGCAACGAAGAGAACGAGCTCGTCGCGGCGTCCGAGGTCGACTACATGGATGTGTCGCCGCGTCAGATGGTGTCGGTCGCGACGGCGATGATTCCGTTCCTCGAGCACGATGATGCCAACCGTGCCTTGATGGGTGCGAATATGCAGCGTCAGGCCGTTCCGCTGATCCGTTCCGAGGCGCCGATCGTCGGCACGGGTATGGAGTTGCGTGCGGCGGTGGACGCGGGTGATGTCGTGGTGAACGAGAAGGCTGGTGTGGTCGAGGAGGTTTCGGCCGACTATGTCACCGTGATGGCCGATGACGGTACTCGCAAGTCCTATCGGATGCGGAAGTTCAACCGCTCCAACCAGGGCACCTGCTCCAACCAGCGTCCGATCGTGGACGAGGGTCAGCGGGTCGAGCATGGTCAGGTTCTGGCTGATGGTCCGTGCACCGAGAACGGTGAGATGGCTCTGGGTAAGAACCTGCTCGTGGCGATCATGCCGTGGGAGGGCCACAACTACGAGGACGCGATTATCCTGTCGCAGCGCCTGGTGGAAGAGGATGTTCTCACCTCGATCCACATCGAAGAGCACGAGATCGATGCTCGTGACACCAAGCTGGGTGCCGAGGAGATCACGCGGGATATCCCGAATGTGTCCGATGAGGTGCTGGCCGATCTGGACGAGCGTGGCATCGTGCGTATCGGTGCGGAGGTTCGGGATGGTGACATCCTGGTCGGCAAGGTCACGCCGAAGGGTGAGACCGAGCTGACTCCGGAGGAGCGGTTGTTGCGGGCGATCTTCGGTGAGAAGGCGCGCGAGGTGCGGGACACTTCGTTGAAGGTGCCGCATGGTGAGTCCGGCAAGGTTATCGGTATCCGCGTGTTCTCGCGTGAGGACGATGACGATCTGCCTCCGGGTGTCAATGAGCTGGTGCGTGTGTATGTGGCGCAGAAGCGCAAGATCCAGGATGGTGACAAGCTGGCGGGTCGGCACGGTAACAAGGGTGTGATCGGCAAGATCCTGCCTACCGAGGACATGCCGTTCATGCCTGATGGCACCCCGGTCGACATCATCCTGAACACGCACGGTGTGCCGCGTCGTATGAATATCGGTCAGATCTTGGAGACCCATCTGGGCTGGATCGGTAAGGCGGGTTGGCAGGTCGACATCGCCGACGGCAGCCGCCCGGACTGGGCGCAGGCGCTGCCGGACGAGATGCTGGGTGCTCCGGCCGACTCCAACATCGCTACGCCCGTTTTCGACGGCGCGCGCGAGGAGGAGCTGACCGGTCTGCTGGCCTCGACGCTGCCGAACCGCGATGGCGAGCGCATGGTCGACGACGACGGCAAGGCCACGCTGTTCGACGGACGTTCGGGCGAGCCGTTCCCGTACCCGGTGGCCGTCGGTTACATGTACATCCTCAAGCTGCACCACTTGGTCGACGACAAGATCCACGCCCGTTCGACCGGCCCGTACTCGATGATCACCCAGCAGCCGCTGGGTGGTAAGGCGCAGTTCGGTGGCCAGCGGTTCGGTGAGATGGAGTGCTGGGCCATGCAGGCCTACGGTGCGGCGTACACGCTGCAGGAGTTGCTGACCATCAAGTCCGACGACGTGGTCGGCCGTGTGAAGGTCTACGAGGCGATCGTCAAGGGCGAGAACATTCCGGAGCCGGGCATTCCGGAATCGTTCAAGGTTCTGCTCAAGGAACTCCAATCGCTGTGCCTCAACGTCGAGGTGCTGTCGTCCGACGGCGCCGCGATCGAGATGCGCGACGGCGACGACGAGGATCTGGAGCGCGCGGCGGCCAACCTGGGCATCAACCTGTCGAGGAATGAAGCGGCCACCGTCGACGATCTGGCGAACTAG
- a CDS encoding MCE family protein: MTRLVRWQLIAFAVVAVVGVVFVGGKYIRLDHMLGFGQYTVQVRAAQTGGVYKGAEVTYRGVPVGRVGELELTDDGVVMNLVIDTSSPKIPASAKAVVANRSAIGEQYVDLQPDSNAGPYLRDNSVIASATTPVPVEQLVASVDGFTRSVDLNALNTTVRELGKAFDGKGDDLQVLIDSLNKFTETFNETLPQTIQLIRDGRIALGTQAEQSDAIRQFSDGLDKLTAQLRSSDPDVRRLIGTGTDAGEQIGALIDESGGTLTEDLANLRLLLRTISPKFYALRPLLQMLPQLSIGASSTAPGDGTSHFGLVLETNNPPACTVGYEGTQRILEQMKAQNPDFDDTRDEFPFNKDAKCLVPFGNPTAVRGGERAAFADPSIVQPWDSNPKTDPEKLNLNPIAVQMATLLGVTPKR, encoded by the coding sequence ATGACACGTCTGGTCCGGTGGCAGCTGATCGCGTTCGCGGTGGTCGCGGTGGTCGGCGTGGTGTTCGTCGGCGGCAAGTACATCCGGCTCGACCACATGCTCGGCTTCGGTCAGTACACGGTGCAGGTGCGGGCGGCGCAGACCGGCGGCGTCTACAAGGGCGCCGAGGTGACCTACCGCGGCGTTCCGGTCGGCCGGGTCGGCGAACTAGAACTCACCGACGACGGCGTGGTGATGAATCTCGTCATCGATACGAGCTCGCCGAAAATCCCCGCCTCGGCGAAAGCCGTGGTGGCCAATCGGTCTGCGATCGGTGAGCAGTACGTCGACCTGCAACCCGACTCCAATGCGGGCCCGTACCTGCGGGACAACTCTGTGATCGCCTCGGCGACCACTCCCGTGCCGGTCGAGCAGTTGGTCGCCAGCGTGGACGGGTTCACCCGCTCGGTGGACCTGAACGCACTCAACACCACCGTCCGCGAACTGGGCAAGGCGTTCGACGGCAAGGGCGACGATCTGCAAGTGCTGATCGATTCGCTGAACAAGTTCACCGAGACGTTCAACGAGACGCTGCCGCAGACGATCCAGCTGATCCGGGACGGCAGGATCGCGCTGGGCACCCAGGCCGAGCAGTCCGATGCCATCCGCCAGTTCAGCGACGGCCTGGACAAACTCACTGCCCAGCTTCGCTCCAGCGACCCTGACGTGCGCAGGCTGATCGGCACCGGAACCGACGCGGGCGAGCAGATCGGCGCGCTGATCGACGAGAGCGGCGGCACGCTCACCGAGGACCTGGCCAATCTGCGGCTGCTGCTGCGGACCATCTCACCGAAGTTCTACGCGCTGCGGCCGTTGCTGCAGATGCTTCCGCAACTGTCCATCGGCGCTTCCTCTACCGCACCCGGCGACGGCACCAGCCACTTCGGCTTGGTGCTCGAGACCAACAACCCGCCCGCCTGTACGGTGGGCTACGAGGGTACGCAGCGGATTCTCGAGCAGATGAAGGCACAGAACCCGGATTTCGACGACACACGCGACGAATTCCCGTTCAACAAGGACGCGAAATGTCTTGTGCCGTTCGGTAATCCGACTGCCGTCCGCGGTGGTGAGCGAGCCGCGTTCGCCGATCCGAGCATCGTGCAGCCGTGGGACTCCAATCCCAAAACCGATCCGGAAAAGCTGAACCTGAATCCGATCGCCGTGCAGATGGCCACCCTGCTGGGGGTCACGCCGAAGCGGTGA
- a CDS encoding DNA-directed RNA polymerase subunit beta', whose protein sequence is MLDVNFFDELRIGLATADDIRQWSYGEVKKPETINYRTLKPEKDGLFCEKIFGPTRDWECYCGKYKRVRFKGIICERCGVEVTRAKVRRERMGHIELAAPVTHIWYFKGVPSRLGYLLDLAPKDLEKIIYFAAYVIVAVDDELRHNEVSTLEAEMEVEKKAVADQRDADLEARAQKLEADLAELEAEGAKSDVRRKVKDGGEREMRQLRDRAQRELDRLEEIWNTFTKLAPKQLIVDEVLYRELIDRYGEYFTGAMGAESIQKLMENFDIDAEAELLRETIRSGKGQKKLRALKRLKVVAAFQSNGNSPMGMVLDAVPVIPPELRPMVQLDGGRFATSDLNDLYRRVINRNNRLKRLIDLGAPEIIVNNEKRMLQESVDALFDNGRRGRPVTGPGNRPLKSLSDLLKGKQGRFRQNLLGKRVDYSGRSVIVVGPQLKLHQCGLPKLMALELFKPFVMKRLVDLNHAQNIKSAKRMVERQRPQVWDVLEEVIAEHPVLLNRAPTLHRLGIQAFEPQLVEGKAIQLHPLVCEAFNADFDGDQMAVHLPLSAEAQAEARILMLSSNNILSPASGRPLAMPRLDMVTGLYYLTRLEEGAKGSYRPATKDAPEHGVYSSPAEAQMAVDRGELTVRSLIKVRLTDQRPPKDVEAERFPEGWRRGDAWITETTLGRVLFNELLPVDYAFINEQMPKKRQATIINDLAERYPMIVVAQTVDKLKDAGFYWATRSGVTVSMSDVLVPPEKAEIMERYEAQSDQIEKKYQRGALDHQERNNALVKIWQEATEEVGKALRTHYPADNPIITIVDSGATGNFTQTRTLAGMKGLVTNPKGEFIPRPIKSSFREGLTVLEYFINTHGARKGLADTALRTADSGYLTRRLVDVSQDVIVREHDCGTERGIVVPIAEKLLDGSIIRDAHVETSTYARTLAADAVDAAGNVVVGKGADLGDPALEALLDAGITEVKVRSVLTCTTGTGVCATCYGRSMATGKLVDIGEAVGIVAAQSIGEPGTQLTMRTFHQGGVAGDDITGGLPRVQELFEARVPKGKAPIAEVSGRVRLEDDDRFYKITIIPDDGGEEVVYDKLSKRQRLRVFKHDDGTERLLSDGDHVEVGQQLLEGAADPHEVLRIMGPRQVQVHLVHEVQEVYRSQGVSIHDKHIEVIVRQMLRRVTIIDSGATEFLPGSLTERAEFEASNRRVVAEGNEPAAGRPVLMGITKASLATDSWLSAASFQETTRVLTDAAINCRSDKLIGLKENVIIGKLIPAGTGINRYRNIQVQPTEEARAAAYAVPSYDDTYYTPESFGQTTGAAVPLDDYGFSDYR, encoded by the coding sequence GTGCTAGACGTCAACTTCTTCGATGAACTCCGGATCGGCCTTGCCACCGCCGACGACATCCGCCAGTGGTCCTACGGTGAGGTGAAGAAGCCGGAGACCATCAACTACCGCACGCTCAAGCCGGAGAAGGATGGCTTGTTCTGCGAGAAGATTTTCGGTCCCACCCGGGACTGGGAGTGCTACTGCGGTAAGTACAAGCGTGTCCGCTTCAAGGGCATCATCTGTGAGCGCTGTGGCGTCGAGGTGACTCGCGCCAAGGTGCGCCGTGAGCGGATGGGCCACATCGAGCTGGCCGCGCCGGTCACCCACATCTGGTACTTCAAGGGCGTGCCCTCGCGTCTGGGCTACCTGCTCGACCTGGCGCCGAAGGATCTGGAAAAGATCATCTACTTCGCCGCCTACGTCATCGTGGCCGTCGACGACGAGCTGCGGCACAACGAGGTGTCCACCCTCGAGGCCGAGATGGAGGTCGAGAAGAAGGCGGTCGCCGACCAACGCGACGCCGACCTCGAGGCCCGCGCACAGAAGCTCGAGGCCGACCTGGCCGAGCTGGAGGCCGAGGGCGCGAAGTCCGACGTGCGCCGCAAGGTGAAGGACGGCGGCGAGCGCGAGATGCGCCAGCTCCGCGACCGTGCTCAGCGCGAGCTGGACCGGCTGGAGGAGATCTGGAACACCTTCACCAAGCTGGCTCCCAAGCAGCTGATCGTGGACGAGGTGCTCTACCGCGAGCTGATCGACCGCTACGGCGAGTACTTCACCGGCGCCATGGGTGCGGAGTCCATCCAGAAGCTGATGGAGAACTTCGACATCGACGCCGAGGCCGAGTTGCTGCGCGAGACGATCCGCAGCGGCAAGGGCCAGAAGAAGCTGCGCGCGCTCAAGCGGCTCAAGGTCGTCGCGGCCTTCCAATCCAACGGCAACTCGCCGATGGGTATGGTGCTCGACGCTGTTCCGGTGATCCCGCCGGAGCTGCGCCCGATGGTTCAGCTGGATGGTGGCCGCTTCGCCACCTCCGACCTGAACGACCTGTACCGCCGCGTGATCAACCGCAACAACCGCCTCAAGCGACTGATCGACCTCGGCGCGCCCGAGATCATCGTCAACAACGAGAAGCGGATGCTGCAGGAGTCCGTCGACGCGCTGTTCGACAACGGCCGCCGCGGTCGCCCGGTCACCGGGCCGGGCAATCGTCCGCTCAAGTCGCTGTCCGATCTGCTCAAGGGCAAGCAGGGCCGGTTCAGGCAGAACCTGCTCGGTAAGCGTGTGGATTACTCCGGTCGCTCTGTCATTGTTGTAGGCCCGCAGCTGAAACTGCACCAGTGCGGTCTGCCCAAGCTGATGGCGCTGGAGCTGTTCAAGCCGTTCGTGATGAAGCGCTTGGTCGACCTGAACCACGCACAGAACATCAAGTCGGCCAAGCGGATGGTGGAGCGGCAGCGGCCGCAGGTGTGGGACGTCCTCGAAGAGGTCATCGCCGAACACCCCGTGCTGCTCAACCGTGCGCCCACCCTGCACCGCCTCGGCATTCAGGCCTTCGAGCCGCAGCTGGTGGAAGGCAAGGCCATCCAGCTGCACCCGCTGGTCTGTGAGGCGTTCAACGCCGACTTCGACGGTGACCAGATGGCCGTGCACCTGCCGCTGTCGGCGGAGGCGCAGGCCGAGGCCCGCATCCTGATGCTGTCCTCGAACAACATCCTGTCGCCGGCCTCGGGTCGTCCGCTGGCCATGCCGCGCCTGGACATGGTGACCGGCCTGTACTACCTGACCCGCTTGGAAGAGGGCGCGAAGGGTTCGTACCGTCCGGCCACCAAGGACGCGCCGGAACACGGCGTGTACTCCTCGCCAGCCGAGGCACAGATGGCGGTGGACCGCGGTGAGCTCACCGTGCGTTCGCTGATCAAGGTCCGGCTGACCGACCAGCGTCCGCCGAAGGACGTCGAGGCGGAGCGGTTCCCGGAGGGCTGGCGGCGCGGTGACGCGTGGATCACCGAGACCACGCTGGGCCGGGTGCTGTTCAACGAGTTGCTGCCCGTGGACTACGCGTTCATCAACGAGCAGATGCCGAAGAAGCGTCAGGCGACGATCATCAACGATCTCGCCGAGCGCTACCCGATGATCGTGGTCGCGCAGACCGTCGACAAGCTCAAGGACGCGGGCTTCTACTGGGCCACGCGTTCCGGCGTGACGGTCTCCATGTCCGATGTGCTCGTGCCGCCGGAGAAGGCCGAGATCATGGAGCGCTACGAGGCGCAGTCGGATCAGATCGAGAAGAAGTACCAGCGTGGTGCGCTCGATCACCAGGAGCGCAACAACGCCCTGGTCAAGATCTGGCAGGAGGCGACCGAAGAGGTCGGTAAGGCGCTGCGCACGCACTACCCGGCCGACAACCCGATCATCACGATCGTCGACTCGGGCGCCACGGGTAACTTCACCCAGACCCGTACCCTCGCCGGTATGAAGGGCCTGGTGACGAACCCGAAGGGTGAGTTCATCCCGCGACCGATCAAGTCCTCCTTCCGTGAGGGCCTGACGGTTCTGGAGTACTTCATCAACACCCACGGTGCCCGAAAGGGTCTGGCCGACACCGCGCTTCGTACCGCCGACTCGGGTTACCTGACCCGTCGTCTGGTGGACGTCTCGCAGGACGTCATTGTGCGCGAGCACGACTGTGGCACCGAGCGCGGCATCGTGGTGCCGATCGCGGAGAAGCTGCTCGACGGCTCGATCATCCGCGACGCGCACGTGGAGACCTCCACTTACGCGCGCACCCTCGCCGCCGACGCGGTGGACGCCGCGGGCAACGTGGTGGTGGGCAAGGGCGCCGACCTGGGCGACCCGGCGCTGGAGGCGCTGCTGGATGCGGGCATCACGGAGGTGAAGGTCCGCTCGGTGCTGACCTGCACCACCGGCACCGGCGTGTGCGCGACCTGCTACGGCCGCTCCATGGCGACCGGCAAGCTGGTCGACATCGGTGAGGCCGTCGGTATCGTCGCCGCGCAGTCCATCGGTGAGCCCGGTACCCAGCTGACCATGCGTACCTTCCACCAGGGTGGTGTCGCGGGCGACGACATCACCGGTGGTCTGCCGCGTGTTCAGGAGCTCTTCGAGGCTCGCGTGCCGAAGGGCAAGGCGCCCATCGCCGAGGTCTCCGGTCGCGTGCGGCTGGAGGACGACGATCGCTTCTACAAGATCACCATCATCCCGGATGACGGTGGCGAAGAGGTTGTCTACGACAAGCTCTCGAAGCGGCAGCGTCTGCGTGTGTTCAAGCACGACGACGGCACCGAGCGTCTGCTCTCGGACGGTGACCACGTCGAGGTCGGCCAGCAGCTGCTGGAAGGCGCGGCGGATCCGCATGAGGTGCTGCGCATCATGGGCCCCCGGCAGGTTCAGGTCCACCTGGTCCACGAGGTCCAGGAGGTTTACCGCTCGCAGGGTGTGTCGATCCACGACAAGCACATCGAGGTGATCGTTCGCCAGATGCTGCGTCGCGTGACCATCATCGACTCGGGTGCGACGGAGTTCCTGCCCGGCTCGCTCACCGAGCGTGCCGAGTTCGAGGCATCCAACCGCCGCGTCGTCGCCGAGGGCAACGAGCCTGCGGCGGGTCGCCCGGTGCTGATGGGTATCACCAAGGCGTCGCTGGCCACCGACTCGTGGCTGTCGGCGGCGTCCTTCCAGGAGACCACTCGAGTGCTGACGGACGCGGCGATCAACTGCCGCTCCGACAAGCTCATCGGCCTCAAGGAGAACGTGATCATCGGCAAGCTGATCCCGGCCGGTACCGGTATCAACCGCTACCGCAACATCCAGGTGCAGCCGACCGAAGAAGCCCGCGCCGCCGCGTACGCGGTGCCGTCCTACGACGACACCTACTACACCCCGGAAAGCTTCGGCCAGACCACGGGTGCCGCGGTCCCGCTGGACGACTACGGGTTCAGCGACTACCGGTAG